TTTAGAGATGgacgaattaaaaaaaatctcactTTCCCAAATATTACcacttttctaatttttatttttatttttttatcttccaATTCATCGCATAAAACCAtctataaatatctcatttatcATCTATTTCTTTTAGATCAAAAAAGTTATTTCTCACTTTcaataaattgtaattttagcacttcatttatgttattttaattttaattttaaaataaatgtcattttataagtttaaataaaaattaaattggttcgaaaaaataaaataaaaagatactccctctgtcccgctaCAAGTGAGGCACTCCAAATCGGACgttgttttgcaaaaatgatgtactccaataaatagttagaatagagataaagtaaagtaagtaagataataatgtatatacggctcttttctatatttattccctctcttactttactttctctccactttaacttttattatCATCTTCGCAAAACAACGGCAAAAAAATGCCTCACTTgtagtgggacagagggaatacGAAATAGTGAGACTCGTGAATAGTTAAAGGATGATATGAATTGTTGTATATGTTGTCTCTTAGGGTGTGTTTGATAGCCAAGGAAAACCAAGGAAAAGACCCTTTTCCTAGGCTTTTCTAATGTTCgatacattttcaattttggagcAGAAGCCCGCGAAATAACCCGGCCCGCAATGGCCCAAGAATGTAAACCACTATTTCGGACGAAACTTATCGGTGAAGAAGCTAAGGTTTGTTTTCCAGCTTTCAAATTTGggtcaagaaaataaatgccTTTCAAAATTATCCCTCTCATGCCcaattctctcttctcttccatCTTTCTCttccctttttctctttcatttcgTTCAGAACTGCAGAGTTCACAAACTTctcttccctctctctctttgatAATTGGTTAGATTTGCAGCACCACTTCCCTTTTGCTCTTTGATTTCCCGTCGGAATTGTAGCATCACAACACCATCTCTTCCCTTTTCCTCTTTGTGTTTCGGTCATGGAGGCGCAGCACCACACCACACCACACGAATTTAAGACATCAATTTCAATTACTACGAATTTATCTCTCTAAATTGGCTGCCTGTTTTTGTGCAGCACCACTCTAGAAGATTTATTCACACAGAGGGCTCTTTTTCTCCATCTTTGAAGAACTGTATTACTGTCAATTTGGTGGAATTACAAACAttggagaaaaatagaaaatattgaGGGCTAGAATGTctacacaatatatatatttgttaatGTGGGTATCAAACTTGAGTGCTATTTAAGAAACATATAGTATTTCCAAAGGTATCAAACAATAACcgagaaaaagaaaagccaACATAATTTGGATTATTTTCTGATGTAGTTTCTTCTCTAGCATTTTCCAACTTATGCTATCAAACACACCCTTagtttagaataaaaaatagttaaaagtAGGATGAGACacatctatacatatataaaaggcgagttttggccttaatttgaatatttatgaattttgggtatggatttcaatatttataagttttaagCAAgatgttgaatatttataaattttgaatgtaactatttatttaatttgtgtgtcAACTTTTAATGCAATAACTGAAAAAACCATTGTCCTTTCATAATCTACTGTATTGACTGTGCCAATGTAACCGTTGTTCTTTGTTACAACTAATAATTAGGTCATGTATTCTAATTAGGCCATgtattgaagaaaatggaataGATGGAATGTAACCGTTGTCCGTTTACTATTTCAGTTACAAAAATAAGAGTCCATATTACCTTagaattaaaacaataaattactcCATGTTGTGgcgttttttattaatatgatatgattatactattaatttctcTAAGACTCACAATTTAGTGAATATGAATATGTTGTCCATGTCGTGCGATATATGTTTTGAAATTGTCAAATTAATTGCTCCATATAATAATgacttgatattttttgtctataaatacatgccATTTGCTAGCTTATGGAGTATTTCACTTCCACAAGACTCTCCTCCGCTGCATCACGGATTTTCTATAAAAGAagactttattttttgtatggtTCTTACTATTTTCAGTATATTTATAGTCATCTATTTTAAGCTCTCTTTTTGTGTGATTATATATGTTCCTAATATTGTGATCTTACTAgaggaagaaaattaaaacaatgaaATTAACATTCTTCAATAATCTAAAGCCTAGCAATACTTCACCAGCCATCAAAGTCGGGTATGTGCATGTTTTTGAAATGACTAAACGCAAAGGCAAATGATGTAAGTTCCTTGGAATGTGTTTTCCATGGCTGTACGGTGTAAGTGACTAGTGTTGTTTCATAtcttattacattttttagttatttatataaactattaattattatatttttttcatgaagGACAATAGGATTCACGGAACGTTTCCTgcattttacaaaataagtttAGTGATCAAACTAGGAATGATCGATAGTTTctatttgcttttttttagAAGAAATAGAGTCCAGACTCTTATTACAAACCATTGTTaatatgcttttttttattattattattattattattattattatttactatttaacATTTTGATAATCATCTAAGAATGTATGAAAGAAAGTATGTATGTTGCAATcatttcattctattttatCTACTAAAATTTTTGTGtaatatttttgcattttattgaaaattgttaaaatactTCGAAAGTAATTgagtttataaatttatatttttaatacataataatttgatattatatacttttaaaatgaaatacaatgtgtcgtgcatcgcacggggTAGATACTAGTGAATAATTAATGTTCAACTCTCCTCAGCGACCACGGTTATGGCCTTATGGGTGCTCTAGCCTCTAAAGGACGTGGATCACAGCTGGAACATGCACCTGGGTTAGGGTAGGGCAGCGGGTGCTAGCCTTCGTGAAAATGGGCCTTTAACTTGGGCCATCACAAAGCATCATAACTCTTCGAAAAAAGTATCCCACTATCTTTGTCTCAACTGAGTTAAGTAAAATTTTTggcgaaaaaattaaaaaattatgttaaatgaattaataaaaataaaatagaatatgagagagaaaaaaaataagagaggtcaaatagagtaaaataggtgatggaataaaataaaaagaataattagatgttttatttttgtaaaaaaaaagactcaATTTTGTTGGACATTTCGAAAATGAATGCGATTCTacttagttgggacagagagagtatggAAGTATAGAAATgagatcaaatgcaaactctaaatattgaaCAAACTTCAAGCTAAGATTTGGACcactaaaaaatgtcaaatgacagatcaaaaaaaaaattaacaataaaatgtcaacagaatttcaacagCAGTCAaggattgatgttgtgttgatattgtgttgacatcaaaatcttaaaattttgcactgtgttgatattgtattgaagctgtgttgagaagtttggagtttgtacaatttATAAGTTTACATTTTATCACATAGAGATTATCACATAGagagtataatataaataaaaaaaaaacaaaaatcaaaactgtACTTAAATGTTGTCTATTTCCTCCCTAGCTTAAGTGTCTGTTGATAGTATTTTGTCGAAATTTGTAGttgaaattttagaatttgaattgaaggaattgaattgaaattactTGATTGATTATAATGAATCTCCCAGTGCCGGAAGTTTGCTTggttaattatttatgttgggcttcttttgtcatttttattagttttcgAAAGTTTAAATTACCtaactataatattttagagAAAAGTGATAATTAACACAATTGTATAAGTTGAGCTTCTTTTGtcatttctattaattttcgAGAGTTCAGATATTAATACATTTTCTATTGAATTTTCGTTTTACATATTTACCCTATTTACGGTAATTAAGGAAAAGGACATTCACAATCCAATTCCATAAAAGGGGAAAATCCTTTCTTACcttgataaaaaaagatactccatttattttcataaattaaaataaataatttcattattagtgttttattttaatcttcttcttttcttattataattactattagtaaatttacagcagttttctaaatattattttaattcatcatcATAATTGACAAAATTGACTTGACATATTCAATTACTGATAACAAATTTCTAACATATagatggaaaaagaaaaatcattgTTATCTTGATTCTGTCCAAAATAAGTACTAGCATTAAGGGCAGATTAATCATTacgataaaattaataacCTAACacgtttaaataaaaattggtatttaaaattatgggATATGTGcaataatttacataaatatatcttcattctatttgaaaatataatactcgtGTATGGTGTAAAAGGAGGAATGttagtttaaatatatataaaatatatatcttcattctatattagtagtatattagtattactaGAATGTCCACGATAGGCCCGCCGCGGAGGCGGGTGGAGGCTTCAACGGTTCCGTCCATTAAAAAGATACATCATTTATTGTGAACCTTTACTGTGGTagtctttttccattttttttttcttaatttattttgtgatgaCATTACggaagagttttttttttttttctatgtataaatttttgtGACTGTGGTGTGGTTGTTCTATACTACTGTGGACTCTCTTAACAAATGTATTTAACAAATATGTTGGCAATTGTGGGTGATGACAAGACGAGTTTTGGAATTATTTACCACGTCATTTTCTTTCCAAAAGTCACATTGAATTACATAGACAAAAGTTTTCGAAGAGAATGCTTACTCCAATATTAGCCAATGACTACTATTGTATTGAGCTAAAAATTGAAGTActaatttgatatttaattaaattcgtttatgattatttaaatgattaaatagtTGTCCTCTTTCAGACACAAATtagtttgaaaaatgaaaagccCGCCGTTACTCAGGGCATTTTAGTCTTCCCACACTGGCATGCCGAAATTTGAAACCAGACAGACAAAAATCCACCGGATTTTCTTCAATTGACAACTCCTCAAATCCTTAATTCAAATCTTAATCATTCCCACATCCCAAGTCCCAAAAACCCCGAAATTAATTCAGATTTCTCAAGATTTATTAATGGCTTCTTCAATCAGGCCTGCAACTCGCTACAAGTCCAACAGCCTTAACAGCTCCACCAAATCCGAcccctcctcctccgccgaaTATTCCAATTCCTCTTCGCGTGGCACCACCAATTCACGCGCCCTCGTTGCCAAGAAATCCGATGCCAACCACCTCAATTTCAGCTCCATGGTCAAGAAATTGGTGGAGACTAAGAAGGTCAAAAATCCGGCATTTGTGATTGCCTCTGATCTCTTGGCGGAGGATTTGAAGAAAGGAGGCAAGAAGAGCGCTGGATTGAGTGGACTTCACAAGAAGCTGTTTAAGGGGTCGGCGAAGAAGGGAGAGGAGAGCTCGAAGAAGGCTCTCACGGAGGTTAAAAGTAATACGAGGAGCCTGGCGATGGTGTTGAGGAGTGAGCGGGAGCTCTTGAGTTTGAATAAGGAGCAGGAGGAGCAGATTGCTGAATTCAAGATTCTGCTTGAGGACAAAAACAGAGAGGTAATTACTTTCTTCCTTGATTGCTATTGCTTATTTAGCTGTTGTTGCTTGGACCAATTCAAGTAaacatttctaattttcttaatattttggaCAAGCACATAATTGGAGTTTTTGAAGTGTTAGTGCTAGTACAAGAACACTATAAGTTGGATGTGTTAAGACAAAGTTATATGAGAAATGCAGGAGTTCAATGTAACAATGTCTTGTTCtcttaataagaaaaaaatagattttttatcAGTACTTTGGTGAGGATGATTAATTGGAGGCTCAGAACGTTAATAGCTCTCTATTGCCAATTATGAAGTAGCTTTTGCTGCTTAACTGGTTTGGTAACATTGTTTTAATCCCACTTGAACTTGTCTTCATTTGTTTTACATAATGTCATCATTGTAATATCAAGTGTTTATGAGGTTTCTCTGCggtcctttttagtttgtcgtACAAGATATTTCACATCACACCCAACTTAAACGTATTAATCTTTCGAGTAGTGTTTATGAATCAATGCTGTATATGCTCTAAGATGAGGCTATTCTTGAATGTTAGTACTAATCATTATGCAACTTTTAGgttgaaaaattgaaagacTTGTGCTTGAAGCAAAGGGAAGAGATAAAGTCTCTTAAAAGTGCTGTTCTCTTCCCAGATGTTATGAATTCGCAAGTTCAGAACATTTTGGAGAAGCAGGGATCAGAGCTGAAACAGGCTAAGCAACTCATACCAAATCTTCAAAGACAGGTTACTTCTCTTACCGGACAGCTGCAATCTCTTGCTGAAGATCTTGCACaggtaaaaataaatacgagcattttgttttctcttcTACATGGGATCAGCTGCAAAATATGCTTGATGTTGACATATTTGTGTGTTGATCCATATAGTAACACAGAATCTTGGCTTGTCAAAAACTTGCCAACAAAGTTCATTTGGATTAATGCTCGTATATGCTATCATTGTTATTCATTAACGATCAAATGTGGGACAATGTTGTGTTCTCTTTGGTCACAGGTGAAGGCAGACAAATATTCTGGAAGAGGATTCAATGATAGCCCTTTCAACTCCCCAAGGACTCCATCATATGATCAAGAAGATGCTGCATCAAATTTTCTGGTAAACAATACAATCAATCATCTATTCCTACTTTCTCAAGTAAGAACAATGTCACATCTATCAAGTTTTCACTCCTTTTGGCTGTTGCTGTTGACACTGAATATTTCAGCAATGcataattttcttcttccaattTCAGATAATGTGAAATTCTTGATGGTTCTTCAATTCTAATTAAGCCTGGTGAACCTATTTTTGACTTGCAATCGATAATTCTCAACTCTAGCATCCATGGCTGTGTTCAAATCAACTTAACAATATAGTAGTTAGTTctctatcaaaattttatcttaccttgttttctgttttgaaTAGTTCAACCAAGAATAGCTTTTTTGAAGTTTTGCAATACATGTTGGCTTGTTTGCTGAATATAATTCATATCATgactattatatatatttgatgaaaaacaaattagtAGGTTACATATCCTAAATTGATTTCTAATCTCGGATGTCTTGCTGAGTTAAAATggagatataaaaaaattttattcattaagaGTTCATAGTTTTTTCTgttacaaaaacaaaatcttacGATGGAAAAACAAGCTGCAGGTTTTAGccattgtaataataaaatcaccTTCATTATAATAAGCAACCATATATGAACACTTCTTATAAGCTcatcaaaaattttataaagaagaAAGGACTTAACAGCTACTTCAAAGTGAGCTTTTTAGCGGATCAAAACCCGCTTTAAGAATGAAGTGAAGTAAGCAACttccaaaaaaacaaaaagtataTAAATGCGATTTTGGATCTTTGAAGTTGCACgttttcttcaatttaaaCTATGGTCTtgtctatattattctctcatattttactttctctctactttaattattactatcatttttctaaaatgagtgatgaaaatgaaacgcctCTACTACAGAGGGACgtagggagtactttatttgGTTGAAATCAAGTTTTGCAGTGACCGAATACTGGAGAGCAAAGTTGATGCACAATGAAATGAGAGTAGGATCAAAACATTGAGCTTCTGACTACACAATGAATTACTCTCTAACTACAATGGAATGGCTTGATGttaatcaaaacaaatcaGACTTCAAATCCATGAAAAAATAAGTAGTAGTAACAAATGCTTATTACTACTCCAATAAACAAGGATAAATCAATGGTTTGTTAAAATTAAAGGCcattttatatcaaaaaagTTGTAGTTGAATAAGCGACAGTGACATTATTAAGTCAGTGAGAAAAAGAGGGTTTTCCATTCCTCAAGAATCTTGCTCTGCAGGAATTCCACCATTGATGGCCATCCTCACCACCTGAAAGATAACTGCAAATCCCAGTCCCAccaccaatatatatattaaaatgtatatatatatatatagacagaGAGAGGAAAGGTTATTAGTAGTTATTACAGGAGGCGACGACCAAGACGGCGAAGAGAATAAGAACAACGTGAGCAGGCTCCAAGGTGGTCTTGTTGGAAGAGATGGGACCCACTCCTCTCCTACTTATATTCTTCTCAAACTTGGCCACTTTCTTCTCCGCCAAACGCTTCGATACCGTCTGCGcacattcaaaatttgaaaaccctacttagtttcattttcattccaaAATACGCCAACGCAGCACCAGTTGTTTCACACGTTCaaattaacaaacaaaaaacaaaaaataactaatgCCTGCCTGCCTGCCTTGCTTCCAATTCATCACTCATTTTCACTACTAATATGTTTTAACttaaaaacaagaacaaaagCTAATATGTCTGCAGGGGCAGCGCAGTTGGTTCCGGAAGAACAAAAGCCAACACATTTCCGTATTTGATTTGCAGAAAATCTCAGCGAACAGCTATCTTTTCAACTTAAAACAgcatcaaaaaaatttcaaagatgGAATTGGGATTGAGTATTTTACCATGTTGCAAAATTGGATTTCTGAAGCAGCAGCAGAGTTTTTTCTTGTCTCGGAATAATAAGAAGGTCTTCTCGAATAGAGAGAAGCAAATGTTTTCCTTGTCTCAGAATTAACTCTCCTGTCCCGTCCTGGCATATAAAACCTAGCAccacatttcatatttattgctACCTAAAGCTGGGCCCCACTCACTTATGTagaataatttcttttaaattttcaataaatacttgTTTAATGTGAAATGATTTTTGAGCAGACATATACTCCACTAGCTACCCaattgttttcatattttcgaAGATTCGttgtagtaattttattatagaaaagAAGGTAAGATTTTCTTGGCAATCAAAGGGATCGCTTTGTTAAATTAACCATTTTATAATAGGCATGGAAAATGTAATCAACTTCCAAACTAGCATACAATAATATATCTCATAATTATACATTGGGCTTGCACCATCTCCAAGGATacactaaaacctaaaatagAATAGGTATTTAGCTCcaatagtactaaaaaatcaatcctacttttggtttttgagaaaaaaaatacctatctttaggtttacactaaaccaatacctaaattttttttaaattttgtgagtaaaaaaggcataatatagagaatattcttttaagtttgagtttagtgtaaatggttggagtaagagcatctccaaccatttacactaaacccaaactcattttagtgtaaatgtcacaccaaatatgattttactccaaccatttacactaaactcaaatttaaaagaatattctctctaGTATGCtctttttactcacaaaatttgaaaaagttttgggtttgagtttagtgtaaacctaaagataggtatttttttctcaaaaaccaaaaataggaTTGGTTTTTGAGTACTATTGGAGCTAAATACCTATCccattttaagttttagtgtacccttggagatggtctaaaatcaatatttattgtgagatttacactaaaatgagttagagtttagtggaatggttggagatgctcttaatcATTAAACGCATTTGTTCCAAAAATATAGGTCACTTTTGCTATTTGGCCgtccaataaaattaatcaatttctatttttgaaacaaattcattacattacaatattaataatatggattatattattcactaaaatactTCACCTACTTTATATTCTACTGATTTTGCATCAAATCTTGTGTAATCCCAaagtctttatt
The nucleotide sequence above comes from Salvia hispanica cultivar TCC Black 2014 chromosome 5, UniMelb_Shisp_WGS_1.0, whole genome shotgun sequence. Encoded proteins:
- the LOC125189967 gene encoding uncharacterized protein LOC125189967; this encodes MASSIRPATRYKSNSLNSSTKSDPSSSAEYSNSSSRGTTNSRALVAKKSDANHLNFSSMVKKLVETKKVKNPAFVIASDLLAEDLKKGGKKSAGLSGLHKKLFKGSAKKGEESSKKALTEVKSNTRSLAMVLRSERELLSLNKEQEEQIAEFKILLEDKNREVEKLKDLCLKQREEIKSLKSAVLFPDVMNSQVQNILEKQGSELKQAKQLIPNLQRQVTSLTGQLQSLAEDLAQVKADKYSGRGFNDSPFNSPRTPSYDQEDAASNFLFNQE